From the genome of Neomonachus schauinslandi chromosome 5, ASM220157v2, whole genome shotgun sequence, one region includes:
- the LOC110577799 gene encoding olfactory receptor 6C4 has protein sequence MKNRTFSEFILLGFTNQPEVQVVICIFLFLIYVISVLGNLTIIILTLVDPHLQTPMYFFLRNLSSLEISFTSIFIPRFLTSVTTGNKVISFAGCLIQYFFAIFLGATEFYLLASMSYDRYAAICKPLRYLTIMSNRVCIQLVFCSWLGGFLAILPPIILMSQVDFCASNVLNHYFCDYGPLLELACSDTSLLEVMGIFLAVVTLAVTLVLVTFSYTHIIRTILRIPSAQHRTKAFSTCSSHMIVISLSYGSCMFMYINPSAKEEGAFNKGMAVLITSITPLLNPFIHTLRNQQVKQAFKDTIQKIVKL, from the coding sequence ATGAAAAACAGGACGTTTTCTGAGTTTATTCTGTTGGGCTTCACAAATCAACCTGAGGTCCAGGTTGTGATATGCATCTTTCTGTTCCTCATCTACGTGATAAGTGTCCTAGGAAATCTGACTATCATCATTCTCACTCTAGTAGACCCTCACCTCCAGACTCCCATGTATTTCTTCCTCCGGAATTTGTCCTCCTTAGAAATTTCCTTCACGTCCATTTTTATTCCCAGATTTCTGACCAGTGTGACAACAGGAAATAAAGTCATCAGTTTTGCTGGATGcttgattcaatatttttttgcTATATTTCTTGGGGCGACAGAGTTTTACCTCTTGGCTTCTATGTCCTATGACCGCTATGCTGCCATCTGCAAACCCCTGCGTTACCTGACCATCATGAGCAACAGGGTCTGCATACAACTCGTGTTCTGCTCCTGGCTGGGAGGATTCCTAGCTATCTTACCCCCAATCATCCTGATGAGTCAGGTGGATTTCTGTGCCTCCAATGTCCTGAATCACTATTTCTGTGACTATGGGCCCCTTCTGGAGCTGGCCTGCTCAGACACAAGCCTCCTAGAAGTGATGGGCATCTTCCTGGCAGTTGTGACTCTGGCGGTTACTCTGGTGCTGGTGACATTTTCTTACACACACATTATCAGGACCATTTTGAGGATCCCTTCCGCCCAGCACAGGACAAAGGCTTTTTCCACTTGTTCCTCCCACATGATTGTTATCTCCCTCTCTTATGGCAGCTGCATGTTTATGTACATCAATCCCTCTGCAAAAGAAGAAGGTGCCTTCAACAAAGGAATGGCTGTGCTCATTACCTCAATTACTCCCTTGTTAAACCCCTTCATTCACACTCTAAGAAATCAGCAAGTGAAGCAAGCATTCAAGGACACCATCCAAAAGATTGTGAAGCTTTAA